In Pseudoalteromonas piratica, the genomic stretch GCGTTAAATGTATCAACAACACTTAATGTCCAGTCACCCGCTGCATTTTCGCCGTTGAAAATAACCGCTTCATAAGTCTGGTTAATGTCATCTGCGGCACCGCCTGACTTATTATGCAACGTGGTCACTGTGCCCGATGGCGATGTTAATGTAACAACCAGATCGCCGATATATGTGTGGGTAATGTTTACTGTGGCTAACGTATTAAAAATCGTTAGCTCATCAGCAACAGTAATGGTTGATGTTACCCCAGCTGGATCGTTGTCTGGGATTGCAACACTGGTATCATTACCATAGCTAAAGTCTGTTAAGCCTTGTGGATTAACATACAAGTCCACAGCACTCGTTTTTTCTAGGTCGCCACTTTGGCCTGTTAAAGTAAAGCTGTATTCCCCCCAAGGGGTCTCACCTGTTGTAGGTACACTGAGCGTGACCACTTGACCCGGTGTTGCACTGTCGGCAGAGAGAGAAGCACCTTCAAGCGTACTTTCTAAAGTAAGGCTAACAACATCATTCCACTCAGCCACTGAAGCGATTTCAAATTCATAAGTCGCTGTATCACCAGCAGTAATGACTTGTGAAGTTGGACGTGTTACAAATCTGAAACCAGGCTCTGGGTTAGATTGCTCAACCGCAGATAATGCATTTAAGCGGTTACCCGATACTGTTTTACCTTGTAATGCTGCATTTGCATCGCCCGAATTCATCAACAAATCTTTTAACTCTTGAAAGTTAAGTGTTGGATTAACTGATAACGCAAGCGCAGCAACACCTGCTACATGAGGAGTTGCCATTGATGTACCTGAATACGTCGCGTAGCTATTACCTGGAACAGTCGATAAAATATTTGAACCAGGCGCACCTAGATCAACACTGGTTAAACCCCACTGTGAAAAGTTTGACATGTTATCTGAGTGATCAGTACTTGCTACTGCAAGCACGCTGTCATGTTCATAACTTGATGGGTAATGCGGGTTCGCGTCATTATCAACAGCATCATTACCTGCCGCTGCTACAAATAAAATATCCGCTTGTTCTGACGCTGTAATAGCATCTGCGAGTGCTTGGCTATAGCCACCGCCACCCCAGCTGTTATTCAACACTTTAACATCGATGCCAGCTTCTTTTAGACCTACCATGTAGTTTATACACTTGATAGCATCAGATGTTGAGCCTGAGCCCGATGCTGATAAGAACTTACAGCCGACCATTGAAACGTGATGGTTAACACCAACTACACCAAGACCGTTATTGCCTGTTGCACCAATCGTACCTGCAACGTGAGTACCATGGCCTTGATCATCCATTGGATCGCCCGAGTCAGTAATCGCATTGATACCGTAAATATCATCAATGTAACCATTACCGTCATTATCTATTCCATCACCTGGGATCTCATTAGGGTTTTGCCACGCGTTTGCTTGTAAATCTTGGTGCAAGTAGTCAACACCAGTATCAATAATACCGACTACAACCTCATGGCTACCAGTTGAGATATTCCATGCTTCAGGTGCATCAATATCCGCGTCATTTGCACCGCCAGTTTGACCTGTATTGTTTAAACCCCATAGGCTTGAGAATTGAGGATCATCCGGTAAATTGTTAATCGACACAACATAATCCGGCTCCACATATGCAACAGCAGGATGGTTCTGTAGTTTTAAAATTGCGTCTTTAGCCGAGGTTTTGTCCAATGAGTATTGGGCTAATCGACCCGCTAAAATATGTTTGTAGCGATCATCGATTTCATCAAGGTTGGCATCTGAGATTTTTGCAGTAACTAATTTTCTCGCCGCAGCCTTTTCAGCCTGCTTTGCATTTTCTTTATAAACAACAATTACAGAATTTGGTTTGTAACTGTGACCACTTTTTTTGTCTGGCGAAATCATTGCTGACGCACTTGCTAACATCGGCAGCATCGCAATAGTTAATGCGGAAAGTTTTGCTTTCATTATTGAAATTCCATTTTTATATAAATGTACGCTCGCAATGCGAGCACCTATCTCAACTTTCAGCAGTCTAAATTTTTAAGCAACTTTTCTATCAAACACAGATATTTGTCAGCGGGCAAGCAAGAAAGTGAAAATATTTCCCAAGCATAGATAAGTAATTGATCTTAAATAATTAGTATATTTAAAAATTTCAATTCACTAAAAAAAGTAAGGGCTTTTATGACTAGCACTTTTTTGGTAGAAGCAAAGTAATAATTACGTCATCAATTTGTAAAATTAGATTTAAAACACTGTTTTTTAAGTAGTTTTAAAGAAGCACAAATTTGACTGATGGTGTAATAACTGAGAAAAGGTGTACTTTATTTTTCGTCGTGTTCCAACAAAGTTAAATGTGATGAAAACTAACACAGGTAATAGTCCTATTTGCAACAGCTCATTGTGTAAACAATTTGCAATGAACATAGCCATGCTTGTAGGAAGTGTATTGTTAGTGCCAACCGTTTTAGCTCAGGACCTTCAAGAATCACCTCTTTCACTCAGTCTAAATTCTTCCCTGCAATACCGAGTCGGTGCGCAACAGCACCAGGTAGTTGTCACTCAGTACGGGATATTAAACAAAGCAACAGTAAACCAAATAAACGAAGCGTCTAATCAAGCACATGTTGTTCAATTTGGCAGTAATAATTACGCTGAATTATTTCAGTTCGGCAGCCAAAACGTTGTCAATCTTTCTCAACAAGGGAATAACAACTATGCCGAAATACTTCAGCAAGGTGATGCCAACATTGCCAACATTTCTCAGGCCGGAGAACAAACATTCAAAGTACAACAGATTGGTAATGGCCTTGAAGTTAATGTGACGTTTCATAAGCAATAATTACAAAGGAGATACTCCGTGAATAAAAAATTATCGTTAGTGACTTGTGCTGTGGCATTAGCACTTGGTTCTGCAAGCGCTGCTGCAAATACAAAAGATGAAAGTGCATCGGCAAAAGCAAATAACACGATTAAAAATGTTGCTAATACTATGATTATCAACCAAACATCAGGTACTGGTGTAGCGTTTGGTAACGATTTAGTAGCATTACAAGAAGGTGACTTACACTATCTTGAAACTGATACACAAGGTACAGCAAATAGCATGGAAACAAGCCAAGTGGGTATGGGTAATATTTTATTACTGAGTACACAAGGCAACGATAATGCAGAGTCATACAATCAAAATGGTTCAAACCACATTGCAGTAAGTGATGTGACGGGTAATGCCAACCAAATTAACGTTTCGCAATCTGGCCAAGATTTCTTTGGTATTTCTAATGAAGCAATCAATATTGTGACTGGTGACAACAACGATATCACAGTTGAACAAGGTGATGGCGGTCATTGGGCTTACAACACAGCAATGGAAGGTAATGACAATAGCGTCTACATCAATCAGTCTGGTGTGTGGAACGAGACTCGCCTAGACAGTGTTCAAGGTGATATGAATGACATCGAAGTTGAACAATCAGGTTTTTGGAATGTTACAGCGGTACAAGAACTGACTGGCAACAATAACGAAATCGAAGTCATGCAAGAGGGTGATTTACATCGCGTAACGATTGGTTCGGTATCAGGTGATGACAATGACATTAGCATTGATCAAGAAGGTGTAGAAAACGAGTTCACAGCAGCATTAATTGAAGGAAATGATAATACCGTTTCTATTGACCAAGAAGGTGTTGCTAACCGTTTCGAAAGTACACTTATTATTGGTGAAGACAACGAACTAGTGGTTGAGCAACGTGGTGAAGGCAATGAGTCTAGCAGCGATGTTATCGGTAATGACAATGATTTCCAAGTTACCCAACTTGGTAATGCTAACACGTCTTATGTGGGTGCGATTGGTGATAACAATGAACTAATTGTTCATCAAGATGGTGACAACAATGCCAGCCACTTAGCACATTTCAATGGCAGCGATAATGATGTTGAAATTACCCAAGTAGGTAACGAAAACAGCAGCTACATTCAGTCTTCGTATCCTGACCAATCGCTTACCAGCTATAACAACCAAATTACGGTTCAACAGCTGGGTAATCAGAATGAATCTGCGGTTACATTTAGCACAGCGATTGATAGTAACGACAATACCTTAGATATTGCACAAGATGGTGACATCAACTCGCTAGACCTGTTAATCGAAGGCAGCGGTAATATGCTTAACATTGCTCAAACAGGTAACTACAACATGGTTGGCGGTATGGGCACGGGCGCTTTCTTAGTACAAGGCTCTGATGTTGAGTTAACAATTAACCAAGTTGGTGATGGTAACTTAGTTGATGGTGGTATTTATAGTGCTTCTGGCAGCGTAACAGTGACACAAACAGGTGACTACAACACTGCAACTATCATTCAACAGTAATTTATTGAGGTGAGGGCCTGTTACTACAGGCCCTATTTTATGAAGTTTTTAATCACATTTGTCATATCAATCGCACTAGTAGTGTTACCAATGCATGCAATTGCTAACAGCGATGATATTGAAATTAGTGGATTATTACTGGATCGCACTTTAAGTCGTTCTGGTAAAGAGTTTTATCATAAATTCAGTCTGCTATGGCAAGACATGCCAAGTACAACAGGTATTAATGTTGTAATTAAAGAAGCGGTCGTTCCAAGAGCTGGCACAAAGTTGTTTGTTGAAGTGAATTCAAAAGCCATTTATGCCACTTATATGGGAAGACGCATAGAGCCTGTGGAAGATAAAGTAGAACAAGCAATTTTTGCCACAATCGATGCAATAGCAAAATCACAATTTGTTGAGCAAAGTGAAGATTTAGCAAGTAGTGGATGGTAACGGATAAATGAAAAAAATAATAATACTTGGCAGCTGGATGCTGCTTTTCTCAGCACATGCAATATCAACTGAGTTGGTGTATACCCCCATAAATCCAAGCTTTGGTGGCAGCCCCCTAAATGGCGCCATGCTCTTAAATAAAGCCCAATCACAAAACAAACACCGCGCTCCTGTCAGTGAAAAAACCTATGCTGAAAAGTTTCAGGAATCACTTGAACGCGCATACATCAACCGTATGGTTCGTGAGATCACTGATCTTGCTTTTGGTGAAGGCGTTGAAGACAGTATGTTTAATCAAGATTCTATTTTTATGAGTGGTGATTATGAAATACAAATTTTGACCAGTGGGAGTGACTCAATAACGGTGCAAATTACCAACACCGTGACAGGCGAAGTTGTGGTTGTTGAAGTGCCGAGGTTTGGTTAATGATGTTACGAATTATTTTAGCCTGTTTATTAGTGATTATTTCGGGGTGTAGCACCATAAAAAAGACCCTACCACCGGATCTTGAACTCGCACAACAACTTGAAAAAACGCAAACATTCAGTGAATTATCGAACTTGCCACAACCAGCGGGCAGTATTCCTGTTTCTGTCTATTCATTTCGCGATCAAACTGGGCAATACAAGCCACAAGCAAATGTAAGTTCTTTCTCAACCGCAGTTACACAAGGTGCCAACTCAATTCTTGTTCAAGCATTACATGAATCTGATTGGTTTATTCCAGTCGAACGCGAGGGCTTACAAAACATTCTCACCGAACGTAAAATCGTGCGCGCAGCGCTCTCAAATAAAGAAGAAGAAAAAACGCAGCTGCCACCACTCACAACTGCCAAGATTATTTTAGAAGGTGGTGTAATCAGCTATGACTCCAATGTTAAAACTGGCGGTCTAGGTGCGGAATATTTTGGCATAGGTGCGTCTGAATTATATCGTGAAGATGTGATTTCGATTTATTTAAGAGCGGTTGATGTTCGCACTGGTCAAGTGCTGTTATCAGTAGCAACCACTAAAAAAGTGCTCAGTTTAGAAATGCGAGCGGGATTTTTTAGGTATGTTAGCTATAAACGCCTTGCCGAAGCCGAAGCAGGCTTCAGTGAAAATGAGCCGATGCATATTTGCGTAAAACAAGCGATTGAAAAAGCGCTGACAGAATTAGTGCAAAAAGGAATAAAGAAAGGGGTTTGGAGCACAAAAGAACAGACTCAGCAACTGGCAAAAGCTAAGCTACAAAAACAGCTGGCGGCGCAAAAAGCAGCGGTAAGACACAAACAAGTAGTAAAGTCACCACTACCAAGTATTAGTTTTATGGTGCAATTTAGAACAGCGACAGCAGATATTGAACCTGTTTACACACATCAGCTTCAGCAAATTCTAGCACTGTTATCTCAACAGCCATCGGCGCATGTTGAACTATTTGGTTTCGCGGACAAACGTGGCACAAGTGACACAAATAAAACCCTATCTTTATCTCGTTCACAAGCAATTGCCAGCTACCTCATTAACAATGGCATCGCACACGAGCGAATAAACATTATGGCAAGGGGTGAAAATGATGCGCAATATGCTCAGCATGACAATGAGGGGCTGTTTTTCGACCGTCGTGTAATTATTAATGTAAAAGCCAGTTAAATTCCCTTTTCCTAGCATAAAAAAAGCGCATTCACTGCGCTTTTTTTTTTAGCTTTGATGGCTGATATCAATGCCACCTTTAATACTCGCTGGCAAAAATTGTTGCGCCCAATTGACTAATTCTATTCGATTACGCGCTTTGGTTTTTCTAAAAGCACTATAAAGGTGTGTTTTTACGGTATGGTCACTGATATGCAACTGCTCGGCGACATCTTTGTTTTGGGCACCTTGAGAAATTAAACGAATAATTGTCCGTTCGCGATTAGTTAATTTATCCAACACATCACTTTTGCCTTGGCACTGTTTTCGTTTTGGCTGAGCTGCCAATAAACTGGAAAAAGCATGGCAAATTTCACCGCGCTTAAACCACAACTCATTATTGAGTACTTTTTGAATTCCTTTAAATAATAAGTCAGGGGTATCGTCTTGATAAAACACCCCTTTTACATTAGCGAGCAAAAGCAATTGCTCACAAATATTCTCTTTTTCGGCGTTGTAAACGAGCACATTTTGTTTCGTGGCCAGTTCCATTAATGTGCTGGGTAACATATCGTTCCAAGGTGCCCCTTTTGCACAAATTAAATATAAATCAAACTGTTTTTCAATATCTAAACAGCTTGGAAACACAGATTCAACCTTAACGTTAAAACACAGTGTCTCTAGCACTTTTAATACAAGGTTAGCGGAGTTTTGTTGCGCATGAGATGCGACTTGTAAGTAAACTTTTGAATCCATTCTAGTCACTTAAATCCTTTTAATTTTCTTAGAATAACTTTTCCAGACTATTTCATTTTAGATGCTCTGTAAAACAATAAGTTATATCATTTTGTAATTAAAACAGGTACTGAAATATTTTTAGCTTTGTTCGGTACCACACCATTTAATGACTGTTCTAAAAATGAAGTTTAGGCAGGCAACTAGTCTAAATGAATATGCAATAAGCATTACTAATGAGATGTGAGAATTAATCCAACATGGGTAGTTTAATTCGGTAACCCAACCCTCCTTCAGAGACGTTAAAACACTCAATTGAGCCTTTTAAATCTTGAGTAATATTATTGTAAGCAATATGAAGCCCTAAGCCTGAATGGCCGCGATGCCGTTTAGTGGTATAAAAAGGTTCAAAAATGCGCTTTTCAGCGCCTTGTTCAATGCTTTTTCCGTTATCATAAAATTTGAGTTGAAGTTGCTGCGCCTCTGTTTCAATTACACAGTTTATTTCAATAAACGGGACATCGGCATGAATGAGTGCGTTTTCTATAAGAATATTGAAAACTTGAGCAATCGTCGCAGGAAAACTATGTAAGCTTGCTTTGCCTTGCAGTGTTAGCTTGGCATTTTCAGGGCTGATTTGCAGGGTATTGAGTGCAACTTTAAAGCTTTCGGTCAGCAAGTTATTAATATTTATATCTTCCGGTTTTTGCGCACTATTTTTACCCGCCAACAGCTTAAATCGCTCAACAAGTTCGCCTGCTTTACCGACCCCACTTTCAATAAGTTGACTGCTATTATTGACATCATTTAAAAATGTTTCGAACCCTTGGCTTGACAGCGTTTTACTCTTGAATTGTGACTCTGTGGAGAGCGTTTGCATTTTTAAATGACTAACGGCCGTAATTGCAGTGCCTAATGGCGTATTAATTTCGTGGGCAAGCCCTGCCACCATGCTGCCTAATGCTGCGTGTTTTTCTGCCTCAATGATATATTCTTGTGCAACTTCTAGTTTTTCAATGGTATGAATTAATTTTTGGTTCATCGTTGCCAGCTCAGTTGTTCGTTCCAGTACCCGTTGCTCGAGCTCGTTGTTTAATTCTTTAAGCGCGACTTCTTGTTGTTTTAAGGTTGTTATATCGCGTTGGGTACCAGTGATCCTAACGGCTTTTCCTGTGTCGTCATCAAATTCAACAACTTTCCCCCTGTCTAATAACCAGCGCCACTCTCCTTGATTGTTGAGAACACGATAACTTGCTTCAAAAAAAGGCGTTTTACCTTCAATATGTGTATTGAGGGCATCATTTAATAAATTGTAATCATCTGGATGCACAAACTCCTTAAGCGAGTTTACATCTAAGCCTGATGCTGCCTCAGAAAATCGTGAGTGTGCAGGCAAATTTTCACGTTTTATTTCACCATTTATGAGATCCCAATCCCAAAGAGTATCCCCGCTGCCCCACAGTGCTAAGTTTAATCGTTGCTGTGATTGCTCTACCTCTTTTCGTGTTTTAATTTCAAGCTTAATGCGATTTTGTTGTTGTACTTTTCGAACTATCAGCCAGCTAATAATAAAAATTGCCATTAACAGCAGTGCTATCCAGTTTCGGGTTGCTTCAACACGCTCCAATTCCGTTTGTTTTAGTTGGCTTTCTTGCTGCGCTAATTGTAATTTTTGTTGGGCACTAAAAAGTTGATTTTCAACAATTAAGGACTCTAAACGTTGCTGACTTTGTTTATCAAAAAGCGCAGCTTTTAAGCTTTGATATTCGGTTAATGCTGCCAGTGCTTGCTGGTAAAGGCCTTGCGCTTTTAACGCATTTACTAAGCCTTCAAAAGCCGCAAACGTGACGACATTTTTTTGCACCTCTTTACTTAAATCCAAAGCTGTTTGATAACGTGTTTGTGCCTTTTCATATAATCCTTGGTTGAAATAAACATCGCCATACTCCACCCCAGCTTCAGCAATGCGTGATTTTGCATTTCGTTTTTGGTAAATCAACATGGCATCATCTAAATGCGTAAGCGCTTCATCAAGGCGACTTTGTTGTTTCGCGATACGTGCGCGATATAAATAAGTAGAGCCCAGCAACATTGTATTATTAAGTTGCGTTGCGAGCACCTGTGCTTTATCAAGATAGCGTTGCGCCTCGGTCAGCTCGCCTTTTAAACGATGCGTTTCTCCCAAGTTGTTATAGGAATAAACCATGCCGCGCTGATACCCTATTTTTTGCTTAAGATTTAGCGAACGTTTATGAAAGTTAATGGCTTCATCATAACGCGCCAAGTCTTTATATATAATGGCGGTATTGTTGTAGGTAATAGCAAGGCGTCGGTCTTCTGCTGTTCCTTCCATCTGTCTCAGTGCCTGCAACATATTATCGAGCGCTTTATCAAAATCACCAATGGTGCGATAGATCATGCCAAGGCGGTTGTAAGTCACTGCCAACATATTTTGATCTTTTATTGCTTTGAAAACAAATTGCCCTTTGTACAAAGCATCAAATGCATTTTTAAATTCAGTTAACGCGAGGTAAGTATCAGCAAGGTTGGTATATGCGGTCCCAATAATGCGGTTATTTGTGTATTCAGGATAAAGTTGAATAACCGCTTTTTGGTCAGCGATTGCATCCGTGTAGTGTGTTTGTTCTGCATGTAGCGCTGCCCTAACGAAAAGTGCATCTGCATGTGCCGGTGCAGATACATCACCTGCATTTATCACATCAAACGCTTGTGTAACAATGCGATACGCTTTTTCACGTTCGCCTAAATATTGATGTGCCTTAGCGTAGTGACTGAGCATAGTCACCTTAGCGCTATTGCTATATTGGCTATCGAGTAAATTTGTCGAGACTATATAATCAATAACCTGCTGTGGGTTATTAACAGCGTTTTTTTCAAGGAAGGTGATAACTTCAGCCAAAGGCGCCCCTTTTTTCGGAGGCACAATCTCCGTTGCACTTACAAAAGTCAGGCAACAACAATAGATAAGGAAAGTCAAAAATAGTCGTGACATCAGATTAACCTAAAGCAGTCTCTTGTATAGTGTAGACCAGTTTTTAAGCTAAGGCTGAAGGCTTAGTTTGCTTGTGTTGTAGGCGATGATTGAGTGAGCAGTTGCTCACTCAATCCAGTATATCTATTTAACGTGGAAACGATTCACTAAATTACGTAAATCCTCAGATAACACCACTAATTGCTGTGACCCCTCAGCTAATTCATCTGCAGAAAGTGCGGTGTGTTTAACTGAATCACTGATCCCAGAAATATCACAGTTAATTTCATCTGCAGCGTCATATTGCGACTGCGCTGCATCGGAGATTTGCGAAATTAACTGTTTCACCGTATTTACCGCCCGGCTGATATCGTCAAACGAGTTATGGGCCTTTTCAGCTTTTTCAATGGCATCAGCGGAATGTGTAACACTACTTGCCATCTTGTCAGACACTAAACGTGTTTGTTGAATCAAACTGTTTAGTACCTTATCAATTTCTTCTGTTGATTCATGAGAGCGTTTAGCAAGTGTACGCACTTCATCTGCTACCACGGCAAAACCACGCCCTTGTTCGCCGGCTCTTGCAGCTTCAATCGCTGCATTTAACGCAAGTAAATTTGTTTGTTCTGCAATACCACGAATAACATCAAGAATTTTAGTAATATTTTCACTCTCTTTCTCAAGTTGAGTCATCGCTTGCGATGACTCACTAAGTGAGTCATTCAAACTGGTTACTTCGGATACAGCACGCTTTACATCATTGTTACCCTCTAAGGCATAATGCTCGGCTTGTTCAATATCACTTAATGCGGTGGAGCAATTTTCGGACACTTGTTTTGATACATCAGCAAGATTTGCTGTACCGCGAGCGGCTTCTTCGCTACTACCTTCTTGATCATGGCTAGCACGCATAATCTCTGTCACTTTTTCTCCGGAAGCCGTTGCTGATTCATTTAAAATTTGAGATTTGTGGTTAATGTCTTTCACTAATTCATTAATCGTTGTGAGGAATTGATTAAACCATTTAGCCAGTTGGCTAATTTCGTCATTACCAATCACATCA encodes the following:
- a CDS encoding S8 family serine peptidase; the encoded protein is MKAKLSALTIAMLPMLASASAMISPDKKSGHSYKPNSVIVVYKENAKQAEKAAARKLVTAKISDANLDEIDDRYKHILAGRLAQYSLDKTSAKDAILKLQNHPAVAYVEPDYVVSINNLPDDPQFSSLWGLNNTGQTGGANDADIDAPEAWNISTGSHEVVVGIIDTGVDYLHQDLQANAWQNPNEIPGDGIDNDGNGYIDDIYGINAITDSGDPMDDQGHGTHVAGTIGATGNNGLGVVGVNHHVSMVGCKFLSASGSGSTSDAIKCINYMVGLKEAGIDVKVLNNSWGGGGYSQALADAITASEQADILFVAAAGNDAVDNDANPHYPSSYEHDSVLAVASTDHSDNMSNFSQWGLTSVDLGAPGSNILSTVPGNSYATYSGTSMATPHVAGVAALALSVNPTLNFQELKDLLMNSGDANAALQGKTVSGNRLNALSAVEQSNPEPGFRFVTRPTSQVITAGDTATYEFEIASVAEWNDVVSLTLESTLEGASLSADSATPGQVVTLSVPTTGETPWGEYSFTLTGQSGDLEKTSAVDLYVNPQGLTDFSYGNDTSVAIPDNDPAGVTSTITVADELTIFNTLATVNITHTYIGDLVVTLTSPSGTVTTLHNKSGGAADDINQTYEAVIFNGENAAGDWTLSVVDTFNADNGSLDNWSLTFSAIGDVAPVAPVADFSFERDGYNVMFTNTSSDRNNDIVSYAWDFGDGNTSSQASPVHAFATAGTYNVTLTTTDSEGLSDTVTKEVIISDVDIEVAVKRANLSRTGFMRVELTIDGAAPGMVDIYRNGVLFDTVENNGVYRDFSRGVTETSFTYKVCQAGDVCSNEVTVNF
- a CDS encoding minor curlin subunit CsgB gives rise to the protein MKTNTGNSPICNSSLCKQFAMNIAMLVGSVLLVPTVLAQDLQESPLSLSLNSSLQYRVGAQQHQVVVTQYGILNKATVNQINEASNQAHVVQFGSNNYAELFQFGSQNVVNLSQQGNNNYAEILQQGDANIANISQAGEQTFKVQQIGNGLEVNVTFHKQ
- a CDS encoding autotransporter outer membrane beta-barrel domain-containing protein; translated protein: MNKKLSLVTCAVALALGSASAAANTKDESASAKANNTIKNVANTMIINQTSGTGVAFGNDLVALQEGDLHYLETDTQGTANSMETSQVGMGNILLLSTQGNDNAESYNQNGSNHIAVSDVTGNANQINVSQSGQDFFGISNEAINIVTGDNNDITVEQGDGGHWAYNTAMEGNDNSVYINQSGVWNETRLDSVQGDMNDIEVEQSGFWNVTAVQELTGNNNEIEVMQEGDLHRVTIGSVSGDDNDISIDQEGVENEFTAALIEGNDNTVSIDQEGVANRFESTLIIGEDNELVVEQRGEGNESSSDVIGNDNDFQVTQLGNANTSYVGAIGDNNELIVHQDGDNNASHLAHFNGSDNDVEITQVGNENSSYIQSSYPDQSLTSYNNQITVQQLGNQNESAVTFSTAIDSNDNTLDIAQDGDINSLDLLIEGSGNMLNIAQTGNYNMVGGMGTGAFLVQGSDVELTINQVGDGNLVDGGIYSASGSVTVTQTGDYNTATIIQQ
- a CDS encoding CsgE family curli-type amyloid fiber assembly protein, whose translation is MKFLITFVISIALVVLPMHAIANSDDIEISGLLLDRTLSRSGKEFYHKFSLLWQDMPSTTGINVVIKEAVVPRAGTKLFVEVNSKAIYATYMGRRIEPVEDKVEQAIFATIDAIAKSQFVEQSEDLASSGW
- a CDS encoding curli assembly protein CsgF; translated protein: MKKIIILGSWMLLFSAHAISTELVYTPINPSFGGSPLNGAMLLNKAQSQNKHRAPVSEKTYAEKFQESLERAYINRMVREITDLAFGEGVEDSMFNQDSIFMSGDYEIQILTSGSDSITVQITNTVTGEVVVVEVPRFG
- a CDS encoding OmpA family protein, whose translation is MVQFRTATADIEPVYTHQLQQILALLSQQPSAHVELFGFADKRGTSDTNKTLSLSRSQAIASYLINNGIAHERINIMARGENDAQYAQHDNEGLFFDRRVIINVKAS
- a CDS encoding helix-turn-helix transcriptional regulator, with translation MDSKVYLQVASHAQQNSANLVLKVLETLCFNVKVESVFPSCLDIEKQFDLYLICAKGAPWNDMLPSTLMELATKQNVLVYNAEKENICEQLLLLANVKGVFYQDDTPDLLFKGIQKVLNNELWFKRGEICHAFSSLLAAQPKRKQCQGKSDVLDKLTNRERTIIRLISQGAQNKDVAEQLHISDHTVKTHLYSAFRKTKARNRIELVNWAQQFLPASIKGGIDISHQS
- a CDS encoding tetratricopeptide repeat protein, whose translation is MAEVITFLEKNAVNNPQQVIDYIVSTNLLDSQYSNSAKVTMLSHYAKAHQYLGEREKAYRIVTQAFDVINAGDVSAPAHADALFVRAALHAEQTHYTDAIADQKAVIQLYPEYTNNRIIGTAYTNLADTYLALTEFKNAFDALYKGQFVFKAIKDQNMLAVTYNRLGMIYRTIGDFDKALDNMLQALRQMEGTAEDRRLAITYNNTAIIYKDLARYDEAINFHKRSLNLKQKIGYQRGMVYSYNNLGETHRLKGELTEAQRYLDKAQVLATQLNNTMLLGSTYLYRARIAKQQSRLDEALTHLDDAMLIYQKRNAKSRIAEAGVEYGDVYFNQGLYEKAQTRYQTALDLSKEVQKNVVTFAAFEGLVNALKAQGLYQQALAALTEYQSLKAALFDKQSQQRLESLIVENQLFSAQQKLQLAQQESQLKQTELERVEATRNWIALLLMAIFIISWLIVRKVQQQNRIKLEIKTRKEVEQSQQRLNLALWGSGDTLWDWDLINGEIKRENLPAHSRFSEAASGLDVNSLKEFVHPDDYNLLNDALNTHIEGKTPFFEASYRVLNNQGEWRWLLDRGKVVEFDDDTGKAVRITGTQRDITTLKQQEVALKELNNELEQRVLERTTELATMNQKLIHTIEKLEVAQEYIIEAEKHAALGSMVAGLAHEINTPLGTAITAVSHLKMQTLSTESQFKSKTLSSQGFETFLNDVNNSSQLIESGVGKAGELVERFKLLAGKNSAQKPEDININNLLTESFKVALNTLQISPENAKLTLQGKASLHSFPATIAQVFNILIENALIHADVPFIEINCVIETEAQQLQLKFYDNGKSIEQGAEKRIFEPFYTTKRHRGHSGLGLHIAYNNITQDLKGSIECFNVSEGGLGYRIKLPMLD